A window from Gigantopelta aegis isolate Gae_Host unplaced genomic scaffold, Gae_host_genome ctg4238_pilon_pilon:::debris, whole genome shotgun sequence encodes these proteins:
- the LOC121392648 gene encoding kappa-type opioid receptor-like, with protein MSLLSTFSLNQTSTFTTTDNALDNLTNGSYFDYGSGDFKHYFDYGSGDFKTYFVGPSTDFHWPYFNLNGYGHWAIVLAIAIIGTIGNILQFIMMSDSKLSSLSYSVYLKFLAVSDSLVLAENLWSNTQEEFHLPKFSNINDALCKIFVIFGFFTMMLSPWLVVGLTLDRFVCVRFPLTRGRFCTMKKAITVCSSMIAATIVLCFPSLVLSNFKYNKCLLSDEFTYYFMFIRLVMSSLLPCIVILTLNIVIIVSIKRSNAFRNTFIKNRADSMKDNSSRPLVLISVLAFITLMPIATSNAIAVPLSIFLETGQKVAALSATLWPAFHIVYLLNFAQNFFILMVSSQTYREIMKRKLRCFCGRRKQTRQNAPASGAAAAPPPPPPPTTCSTDNTDDISLAVVTCNTTRSETSVP; from the coding sequence ATGTCACTACTCTCAACATTTTCGTTAAACCAGACATCCACCTTTACCACGACAGATAATGCTCTCGACAATCTTACTAATGGAAGTTATTTTGACTATGGAAGCGGTGACTTCAAACATTATTTTGACTATGGAAGCGGTGacttcaaaacatattttgttggaCCGTCAACCGATTTTCATTGGCCATATTTCAATTTAAATGGCTATGGTCACTGGGCCATCGTTCTGGCTATAGCCATAATAGGTACTATTGGAAACATCCTGCAGTTCATCATGATGAGCGACTCCAAGTTGTCTTCACTCTCCTACAGCGTGTACCTGAAATTCCTTGCTGTGTCTGATTCCTTGGTCCTGGCCGAAAATCTGTGGTCAAACACTCAGGAAGAATTTCATTTGCCGAAGTTTAGTAATATAAACGACGCTTTATGCAAAATTTTCGTCATCTTCGGGTTTTTCACGATGATGCTGTCACCCTGGCTGGTGGTAGGACTTACTCTCGACAGATTCGTATGCGTCCGTTTCCCATTAACGCGGGGAAGATTCTGTACGATGAAGAAAGCCATTACCGTCTGTTCGAGTATGATTGCTGCAACCATCGTGTTATGCTTTCCAAGTTTGGTTCTATCGAATTTCAAATATAACAAATGCCTACTATCTGATGAGTTCACTTACTATTTCATGTTCATTCGGCTAGTAATGTCGTCATTGCTGCCCTGTATTGTTATCCTCACCCTCAATATCGTTATAATTGTCAGCATCAAACGCAGCAACGCGTTTCGAAACACTTTCATAAAGAACAGGGCAGATTCAATGAAAGACAATTCATCACGCCCTCTCGTGTTAATTTCGGTACTGGCCTTTATAACGCTGATGCCAATCGCGACGTCAAATGCCATCGCTGTCCCGCTGTCCATATTCCTGGAAACAGGACAGAAAGTTGCAGCATTATCTGCGACATTGTGGCCAGCGTTCCACATAGTCTACTTGCTCAATTTCGCACAGAACTTTTTCATCTTGATGGTCAGTTCACAAACCTATCGAGAGATTATGAAAAGAAAACTGAGGTGCTTCTGTGGAAGGAGGAAACAAACACGACAAAATGCACCAGCATCAGGAGCAGCAGccgcaccaccaccaccaccaccacctactactTGTTCCACAGACAATACAGATGATATTTCCTTGGCAGTGGTTACCTGTAATACCACGCGTTCAGAAACATCAGTTCCGTAG